The genomic DNA TATAAGTGTTGGTTTTGGACAGTTTGACGTTAAAGTATTTAAACTAGCATTTAGTTATTCTATATTTGTTTTTATCGCTACTATTGTTGACCAAGTTAATTGGAATTTTGGTCAATTGGTTGTTGGCGCTTATAGAGGTACTAGTGAAGTTGCTGTTTATTCAATAGCACTCTTGTTTAATACAACATTTATTATGTTATCTACAGCGGTTAGTAATGTGTTGTTACCAAAGGTTTCAAAAATGATTTCTGACGGAGCAACAGATAATGATTTGTCTCTGGAAATGATTAAAATTGGACGTCTCCAGTCATATATAGTTTTGTTAGTGTTATTCGGCTTTGCACTTTTTGGGAAAGTTTTTGTGGTTTTCTGGGCTGGAAAAGAATACGAAGATGCTTACTATTTAACTCTAATTATAATGGTCCCATTATCTATACCGCTTATGCAAAATTTGGGGTTAAGTATATTAAAGGCAAAAAATAAGTTTGTATTTAGAGCCATGTCTTCACTTATTATGTCTTTTTTTACAATTTTAATGTCGTTGTTGTTAACTAATGAATATGGTTATTGGGGGGTAGCAATTTCTATCTCTATAACATTCTTTTTATTAAATGGCGTTATAATGAATGTCTACTATAAATATATTGGCCTTAACATACTCAGTTTCTGGAAACAAATTTCGATAGTTATTTTAGTTATGCTCAGTGTATTTTTCTTGTTTTTTATGTATATCCAATTAATTGAAATAGATTCAATTTTTAAGTTGGTTTTTAACATTCCAATATTTATTTTTATTGTCTTTGTTACTTTATACCTGTGCGTGATGAATGAGTATGAAAAAGGGATTATTAAAAGTATTACCAACAAGACGTTTTTTTGATTGTTTATATTGAGTATGCTAAATGCTACACTGTATGCCTTTTAATTGTGGTTTATGTATTTTTAATTCAATAATTTAATTTTTAAGTTGTTACATAGAATGTGAGAGAAAGTAATGAATGTAAGAGAGTTTAATAAAAAACGGATTTACAGCGAAGTTAGCGGAGTTACTGCATTTGTTGAACCCAAAATAAAAATTAGACTCAACGATTTTGGATTATACGAAGAGTTGATTAATGCTCCTGAAGATTTTATATTAAACCCTTTAGTTGAAAAAGTCTCACCTTATTTAAATGCGACAAATAATGAAAGTTTTATAGCTGAAGAATTATATTCTAAAGTAGAGGACATTTGTTATGATAAACGAGTTGGATACTATGATTCCCTGTATGTTGGGCATGTAGTTGAAGGCGATTACCGTAAAAATGCTAGTTCAGGTGGGATGGGCACATGGATATTTAAGGCATTACTGGATGAAGGGGAAATTGATGGCGTCATCCATGTTAAGAATAATAGTGATAAAAACTCTAAAATATTATACAAGTACGAAATTTCTAGAACGGTCGAAGAAGTTTTAGAAGGAGCAAAAACAAAGTATTATCCAGTTGAGTTATCAGAAGTCCTTAACATAATAAAAGAAAACAAAGGGCGTTATGCAATCGTTGGTATTCCCAGTTTTATCAAAGCTATTAGACTTGTTTGTTTATATGACCCCATCATTAACGAAAGTATAGCTTTTACTGTAGGGTTAATATGTGGTCATCAGAAAAGCTCAAAGTTTTCCGAGTATATGGGGTGGCAAGTTGGTATAGAGCCTGGGAACTTGAAGGCAATAGACTTCAGGCATAAGCTCGCTGACAGACCCGCCGACTCTTATGCAATAAGTATGACTGGTTATATAAATGGTAAACTATCTACTGTAATTAAAGCCAAATCTGAGTTAGATGGACAAAATTGGGGTTTAGGTTATTTTAAACCATTAGCTTCAGATTTTACTGATGATGTTTTTAATGAGACCGCAGATATCGTTATCGGTGATGCTTGGCTTCCTGAATACACCTCAGATAGTGGTGGAAATAATATCGTTATTGTAAGGGACCAAGCTATAAGTAGGATTTTACTTAATTCAATAGAGACTAATAAATTAAGCATGAAGCCAGTCGGCGTTGATAAGATCTTTTCCTCTCAATCTGCGCATTATAGACATACTCATGATGAATTAGCTTATCGGTCACTTAGTCAGAAAAAGAAAAATATCTGGTTTCCTCAAAATCGTGTTTCGCAATCTAATGAAATAACTTATCTACGAGGTAAAGTACAAAACTTAAGGATGGATATAGCAGAACAGTCACATAGTATTTATCAAGAGGCTGTTAAGCGTAAAGATTTGAATTATTTTTCTAATAAAATGAATGGTTTGAATTTTAAATATAAACTAGTTTATTACGTAATGGCTATAAAAAACAAAGGATTCAAAGGCTTGTTGGATAAGGTCTTTAAAAGAGAAACCTAAAAATGTTTTTATTTAGCTCTTTAATAAAAAAGTTTTCTATTTTGGGTTATGATCGAATTTTTAAAATATCAATTTCTAATATTTAAGGTCTTAAAATGAAAGTTGCAGTAATCACTTTTCCTTTAATTAATAATTATGGTGGAATTATTCAAGCGTTTGCTATGATGAGGTTGTTAGAGGATTTAGGTCATGAACCTGTACTAGTTAATTTTCAATCAGAAAGTAAATTAAAGTCGATAAGTAAATTTATAATTAAGAAATATTTTTTATTTTTCATGAGTCGTTTCAAAAATGTTACACTTACTTTGAAAAATAAAGAACTAGCTAAGTTCGTCGATGTGTATATAAGTCCAAAAACTGACCCAATTTATAATAGCCAAGATCTTAAAGATTATTTTCGAAATAATAACTTTGATGCATGTGTAGTTGGTAGTGATCAAGTTTTTGCAAAAATGGGCTATACACACTTTGATAATGATTATTCACTTGGTTTTGTTAAAGATGATGTTATTAAACTATCTTATGCGGCCTCTTTTGGAGCAGATCGATATCAAGGTGATAGTCAACAGATAGAGTTCCATAAAAAAAACCTAAATAGATTCTCTGGTGTATCAGTAAGAGAAGAGAGTGGTGTTAACGTTTGTAAAGAAACTTTTTCCGTAGACTCAATACATGTTTTAGATCCTACAATGATGATATCGTCATCTTACTACTTAGATATAATCGCTGCAGATAAAACAGAACTTTCAAATAATAACGAATTATTTGCTTACGTTTTAGATTCTGATGAAGTTAAAACTAATGCCATTCAAAAATTTGCTAAGAATAAGAAATTGTCCATGAGACAAATAAATGATGGTAATGCTTCGGCTGACGTTATATCTAT from Shewanella psychromarinicola includes the following:
- a CDS encoding oligosaccharide flippase family protein translates to MARSERKFGVVLTYVNIFLNTFVMLIYTPFILKYLGQSEYGLYALAMSILTYLALLDFGFGNAIVVLTSKYIINNERKSQEVLYSTVFTSYLFISFLSVIGMVVFYYLSDTIFAKSMSESEVGIFKILILILAFNIAISIPGNMFRTILTAYEKFIFINGLSIIRALSIPLLTIVAIFFEYRTIAMIASVTIVNLLFLFVQYVYFRKHVSISVGFGQFDVKVFKLAFSYSIFVFIATIVDQVNWNFGQLVVGAYRGTSEVAVYSIALLFNTTFIMLSTAVSNVLLPKVSKMISDGATDNDLSLEMIKIGRLQSYIVLLVLFGFALFGKVFVVFWAGKEYEDAYYLTLIIMVPLSIPLMQNLGLSILKAKNKFVFRAMSSLIMSFFTILMSLLLTNEYGYWGVAISISITFFLLNGVIMNVYYKYIGLNILSFWKQISIVILVMLSVFFLFFMYIQLIEIDSIFKLVFNIPIFIFIVFVTLYLCVMNEYEKGIIKSITNKTFF
- a CDS encoding Coenzyme F420 hydrogenase/dehydrogenase, beta subunit C-terminal domain — translated: MNVREFNKKRIYSEVSGVTAFVEPKIKIRLNDFGLYEELINAPEDFILNPLVEKVSPYLNATNNESFIAEELYSKVEDICYDKRVGYYDSLYVGHVVEGDYRKNASSGGMGTWIFKALLDEGEIDGVIHVKNNSDKNSKILYKYEISRTVEEVLEGAKTKYYPVELSEVLNIIKENKGRYAIVGIPSFIKAIRLVCLYDPIINESIAFTVGLICGHQKSSKFSEYMGWQVGIEPGNLKAIDFRHKLADRPADSYAISMTGYINGKLSTVIKAKSELDGQNWGLGYFKPLASDFTDDVFNETADIVIGDAWLPEYTSDSGGNNIVIVRDQAISRILLNSIETNKLSMKPVGVDKIFSSQSAHYRHTHDELAYRSLSQKKKNIWFPQNRVSQSNEITYLRGKVQNLRMDIAEQSHSIYQEAVKRKDLNYFSNKMNGLNFKYKLVYYVMAIKNKGFKGLLDKVFKRET
- a CDS encoding polysaccharide pyruvyl transferase family protein, whose amino-acid sequence is MKVAVITFPLINNYGGIIQAFAMMRLLEDLGHEPVLVNFQSESKLKSISKFIIKKYFLFFMSRFKNVTLTLKNKELAKFVDVYISPKTDPIYNSQDLKDYFRNNNFDACVVGSDQVFAKMGYTHFDNDYSLGFVKDDVIKLSYAASFGADRYQGDSQQIEFHKKNLNRFSGVSVREESGVNVCKETFSVDSIHVLDPTMMISSSYYLDIIAADKTELSNNNELFAYVLDSDEVKTNAIQKFAKNKKLSMRQINDGNASADVISMEKWIGSIYNAKHVITDSFHGCVFCIIFNKPFHCYINRKRGADRFFSLLKMFGLESRIIGDNISDEIIDWSTVNAKLEVNKSKSLAFLTIHLV